From one Mycobacterium colombiense CECT 3035 genomic stretch:
- a CDS encoding NAD(P)/FAD-dependent oxidoreductase: MSYDADLLIVGGGPAGLATALHARRLGLSAIVAEPRDGPIDKACGEGLMPGGLAELTSLGVDPVGMPFHGIAYVSERRRAQARFRRGPGRGVRRTTLHAALAARAKEQDTDWIRTRVTSVAQDAHGVSAAGIRARWLVAADGLHSQVRRAVGITATAGTPRRYGVRWHYRVPAWSDFVEVYWSRWGEAYVTPVEPDLVGVAILSRGRPDLAWFPRLARRLHGAAPGRPRGCGPLRQVVSRRVAGRVLLVGDAAGYEDALTGEGISLALKQSAAAVEAIATETPASYEQAWHRITRDYRLLTRALVLASTPRAVRRAVVPTCTLLPPVFDRGVNILAG; the protein is encoded by the coding sequence CGTGGCCGAGCCGCGCGACGGCCCCATCGACAAGGCCTGCGGCGAGGGGTTGATGCCCGGCGGGCTGGCCGAACTGACGTCGCTGGGCGTCGATCCCGTCGGCATGCCGTTTCATGGGATCGCCTACGTCAGTGAACGACGGCGGGCGCAGGCGCGCTTTCGCCGCGGGCCGGGACGCGGCGTGCGTCGCACCACGCTGCACGCGGCGCTGGCCGCGCGGGCCAAAGAGCAAGACACAGACTGGATCCGCACGCGGGTGACCAGCGTCGCGCAGGACGCCCACGGCGTCTCGGCCGCCGGGATACGCGCGCGGTGGTTGGTGGCCGCGGACGGACTGCATTCCCAGGTCCGGCGCGCGGTCGGAATCACGGCGACGGCGGGGACGCCGCGGCGCTATGGCGTGCGGTGGCACTACCGGGTGCCGGCATGGTCGGACTTCGTCGAGGTGTACTGGTCGCGCTGGGGCGAGGCGTACGTGACGCCGGTCGAGCCGGATCTGGTTGGTGTGGCGATCCTGTCGCGCGGCCGGCCCGACCTGGCCTGGTTCCCACGGCTCGCCCGCCGGCTGCACGGCGCCGCCCCGGGGCGGCCCCGCGGCTGCGGCCCGCTGCGGCAGGTGGTCTCGCGCCGCGTCGCGGGGCGCGTGCTGCTGGTCGGCGACGCGGCCGGCTACGAGGACGCGCTCACCGGCGAGGGCATCAGCCTGGCGCTCAAACAGTCCGCCGCGGCGGTCGAGGCCATCGCCACCGAGACGCCGGCGTCCTACGAGCAGGCGTGGCACCGGATCACCCGCGATTACCGGCTGCTCACCCGAGCCCTGGTGCTGGCCAGCACGCCCCGCGCGGTGCGGCGCGCCGTCGTCCCGACCTGCACGCTGCTACCCCCGGTGTTCGACCGCGGAGTGAACATCCTGGCGGGCTAG
- a CDS encoding crotonase/enoyl-CoA hydratase family protein, which produces MTQEPGALAERRGNVMVITINRPEARNAVNAAVSIGLGDALEEAQHDPEVRAVVVTGAGDKSFCAGADLKAIARRENIYHPDHPEWGFAGYVHHFVDKPTIAAVNGTAFGGGTELALASDLVVADERAQFGLPEVKRGLIAAAGGVFRIVEQLPRKVAMRLLLTGEPLTAAAACEWGLINEVVAAGSVLDAALALAERVTVNAPLSVQASKRVAYGVDDGVVVGDEPGWERTMREMKALLRSEDAKEGPRAFAEKREPVWKAR; this is translated from the coding sequence GTGACCCAGGAGCCGGGGGCCCTGGCCGAACGCCGGGGCAACGTGATGGTGATAACCATCAACCGGCCGGAAGCCCGCAACGCGGTGAACGCCGCCGTCAGCATCGGCCTCGGGGATGCGCTCGAAGAGGCGCAGCACGACCCCGAGGTGCGGGCGGTGGTGGTCACCGGCGCGGGCGACAAGTCGTTCTGCGCCGGGGCCGACCTCAAGGCGATCGCGCGGCGGGAGAACATCTATCACCCTGACCATCCCGAATGGGGCTTCGCCGGCTACGTCCACCACTTCGTCGACAAGCCCACGATCGCGGCGGTGAACGGGACCGCCTTCGGCGGTGGAACCGAGCTGGCGCTGGCCAGCGACCTGGTGGTGGCCGACGAACGCGCGCAGTTCGGCCTGCCCGAGGTCAAGCGGGGGCTGATCGCCGCCGCCGGTGGGGTGTTCCGCATCGTCGAGCAGCTGCCCCGCAAGGTGGCGATGCGGCTACTGCTGACCGGCGAACCGCTTACGGCTGCCGCCGCCTGCGAGTGGGGGCTGATCAACGAGGTGGTCGCGGCGGGCTCGGTGCTGGACGCGGCGCTGGCGCTGGCCGAGCGGGTCACCGTCAACGCGCCGCTGTCGGTGCAGGCCAGCAAGCGCGTCGCCTATGGCGTCGACGACGGCGTCGTCGTCGGCGACGAGCCGGGTTGGGAGCGGACGATGCGCGAGATGAAGGCCCTGCTCAGATCCGAGGACGCCAAGGAGGGACCGCGGGCGTTCGCCGAGAAGCGGGAGCCCGTCTGGAAGGCGCGCTAG